A single region of the Myxococcales bacterium genome encodes:
- a CDS encoding MBL fold metallo-hydrolase, translated as MTHVSSKDLLEAKILLRSAESIWLSDEVLAGVARHLRETDAIERLKALLSAHPELALKDRVVQFEATGTSADRRARYIERYGACGVQRFRPSADTVLYRLEVQTFPTLMNNVMLILEPGHTILFDVGSGSETSSLDVDLGFAVVRELFDENVHLAELDTAVISHAHIDHFGGIKHITSHSSARVCVHELDARVIAHFEERVVIASKDVDVYLRRAGVDAPTRAELLSMYANSRHWFKSQKVDRTLRDGDTIGRGHQVIHVPGHCPGLICLRVGDILLSSDHVLARITPHQFPQAITPYAGLEHYLESLTKVRNLEGINLTLGGHEAPIFDLRSRVDEIDAFHRGRLAKVLEACSHPKTIREVSRVLFGKREHYDRLLAIEEAGAHVEYLYARGQLRIANLEEVAQPGDPVIQYITV; from the coding sequence ATGACGCATGTCTCCTCCAAAGATCTGTTGGAAGCCAAGATCCTGTTGCGGTCGGCAGAGTCGATTTGGCTTAGCGATGAGGTCTTAGCCGGTGTAGCAAGGCATCTTCGCGAAACGGACGCCATCGAGCGCCTGAAAGCCCTCCTCAGTGCGCATCCTGAGCTTGCGCTGAAGGACCGTGTCGTCCAGTTCGAAGCCACCGGCACGTCCGCGGATCGCAGAGCCCGCTACATCGAGCGTTACGGAGCATGCGGGGTGCAGCGATTTCGGCCGAGTGCGGATACTGTGCTTTACCGGCTAGAGGTTCAAACCTTTCCCACCCTCATGAACAATGTGATGCTCATTTTGGAACCCGGCCACACCATATTATTCGATGTGGGTTCGGGCTCGGAGACCTCTTCTCTCGATGTCGATCTGGGCTTTGCGGTCGTTCGCGAACTGTTTGATGAAAACGTGCATCTGGCCGAACTGGACACTGCTGTCATCAGTCATGCGCATATCGATCACTTTGGCGGCATCAAGCACATCACCAGCCACAGCTCTGCGCGGGTGTGCGTGCACGAGCTCGATGCTCGGGTCATCGCGCACTTTGAAGAGCGGGTAGTCATCGCCAGCAAAGACGTGGACGTCTATCTGCGGCGCGCCGGAGTGGATGCGCCGACTCGCGCGGAATTGTTGAGTATGTATGCCAATTCGCGCCACTGGTTTAAATCGCAAAAAGTCGACCGCACCTTACGGGATGGCGACACCATAGGGCGAGGGCACCAGGTCATACATGTGCCGGGGCATTGCCCGGGACTCATTTGCCTGCGAGTAGGCGACATTTTGCTGAGCAGCGACCATGTGCTCGCGCGCATAACTCCGCATCAATTCCCTCAGGCCATCACCCCTTATGCCGGGCTTGAACACTATCTTGAATCCTTAACTAAGGTCCGAAATCTGGAAGGAATCAATCTCACCCTGGGTGGACACGAAGCGCCGATTTTCGACCTGCGCAGCCGCGTGGATGAGATCGACGCGTTTCATAGGGGGCGGTTAGCCAAAGTGCTTGAGGCATGTTCGCATCCCAAAACCATTCGCGAAGTCAGCCGCGTGCTTTTTGGCAAGCGCGAGCATTACGATCGACTTCTGGCGATCGAGGAGGCAGGCGCACATGTGGAGTATCTCTACGCTCGGGGGCAATTGCGTATTGCTAACCTCGAAGAGGTCGCCCAACCGGGCGACCCCGTCATTCAATACATTACTGTCTAA